Proteins encoded together in one Salvelinus fontinalis isolate EN_2023a chromosome 6, ASM2944872v1, whole genome shotgun sequence window:
- the LOC129857844 gene encoding ras-related protein Rab-33A-like: MTNESLENDGGTGSRNSRNINFTSSVDLSTSLESSVQTRIFKIIVIGDSNVGKTCLTSRFTGGSFPEKTEATIGVDFREKAVEIEGEIIKVQVWDTAGQERFRKSMVEHYYRNVHAVVFVYDVTKMNSFQNLKTWIQECNGHRVSPTVPRVLVGNKCDLVSQIQVPSNTALKFADAHNMLLFETSAKDPKESQNVDSIFMCLACRLKAQKSLLYRDVEREDGRVRLSQETNINKSICPC; the protein is encoded by the exons ATGACAAATGAATCTCTTGAAAATGATGGAGGGACCGGTTCGAGAAATTCAAGAAATATAAATTtcacatcatctgtggatctcagCACGTCCTTGGAATCGAGTGTTCAGACTCGAATATTTAAAATAATTGTAATCGGAGATTCAAATGTAGGGAAGACCTGCTTAACCTCCCGCTTCACCGGTGGGAGCTTTCCAGAGAAAACCGAGGCGACAATCGGTGTGGATTTCAGGGAGAAAGCAGTGGAAATAGAGGGCGAAATAATAAAG GTGCAGGTGTGGGACACTGCAGGACAGGAACGCTTTAGGAAGAGCATGGTAGAACACTACTACCGCAATGTGCACGCTGTCGTTTTCGTTTACGATGTCACTAAGATGAACTCATTCCAGAACCTGAAGACGTGGATCCAGGAGTGCAACGGGCACCGTGTCTCACCCACTGTGCCTCGGGTACTGGTGGGCAACAAGTGTGACCTGGTTAGTCAGATACAAGTGCCCTCCAACACTGCCCTCAAGTTTGCAGACGCCCACAACATGCTGCTGTTTGAGACATCGGCCAAGGACCCAAAGGAGAGCCAAAACGTGGACTCCATTTTCATGTGCCTGGCATGTCGGCTGAAAGCCCAGAAGTCCCTGCTGTACAgggatgtggagagagaggacggaAGGGTTAGGCTTTCACAAGAGACAAATATTAATAAGAGCATCTGCCCTTGCTGA